TGCACCAGCACGCCGCAGGGCCGGGCCAGCTCCACGCCCAGCATCAGGCCCTGGCCGCGTACTTCCAGCACGCCATCCAGGCCCGTGAAGGCCCGGGCCAGCGCGGCCTTCAGGTGCTCGCCAACCTCCGCGGCGTTGGCCAGCAGGTTGTCTTCTTCCATGATGCGGATGGTCTCGACGCCAGCGCGCATGGCCAGCGGGTTGCCGCCAAACGTCGTGCCGTGGTTGCCCGGCCCGAAGATGCTGGCGGCCTTGGGGCCGGCGACCACGGCGCCGATCGGCACGCCCGAGCCCAGGCCCTTGGCCAGCGGCATCACGTCCGGCAGGATGCCGGCCCACTGGTGCGCGAACCATTGGCCGGTGCGGCCCATGCCGCACTGCACCTCGTCGATCATCATCAGCCAGCCGCGCTCGTCGCACAAGGCGCGCAGTTCGCGCAGGTAGTCCGCGCGCATGGGGTTCACGCCGCCTTCGCCCTGGATGGTTTCGAAGAACACGGCGACCACGTCGGAGTTGCCCTCGGTGGCGGCGCGGATGGCCGCGATGTCGTTCATGGGCACGCGGATGAAACCCTCCACCAGCGGGCCGAAGCCGGCCTGCACCTTGGGGTTGCCCGTGGCCGACAGCGTGGCGATCGAGCGGCCGTGGAAGGCCTTGTCATACACCACGATCTGCGGGCGCTCGATGCCGCGGTCGTGGCCGTACTTGCGCGCCAGCTTCAGCGCCGCCTCGTTGGCCTCCAGGCCCGAGTTGCAGAAGAACACGTTGGTCAGGCCCGAGCGCTCGACCAGCAGGCGCGCGAGCTCTTCC
The DNA window shown above is from Pulveribacter suum and carries:
- a CDS encoding aspartate aminotransferase family protein, whose translation is MTAFAQAASPHVMNTYARLPIALERGQGVRVWDARGKQYLDALGGIAVNTLGHNHPKLVPALQEQIAKIIHTSNYYHVPLQEELARLLVERSGLTNVFFCNSGLEANEAALKLARKYGHDRGIERPQIVVYDKAFHGRSIATLSATGNPKVQAGFGPLVEGFIRVPMNDIAAIRAATEGNSDVVAVFFETIQGEGGVNPMRADYLRELRALCDERGWLMMIDEVQCGMGRTGQWFAHQWAGILPDVMPLAKGLGSGVPIGAVVAGPKAASIFGPGNHGTTFGGNPLAMRAGVETIRIMEEDNLLANAAEVGEHLKAALARAFTGLDGVLEVRGQGLMLGVELARPCGVLVQRAADAGLLISVTADRVIRLVPSLILTRAEADEIVALLAPLVRDFLAEEAAGAAA